The Clostridium beijerinckii genomic sequence GTGTTAATAGGGAAGAGAATGATGAATATTTTTATTTATACAAACTAGCATGTAGAGTAGCTGCAAAGAGAATGAATCCAACTTTTATGAATATTGATGCAGATTTTAATAAGGAATATTACGATAAAGGTTATGTTCCAGCTACAATGGGATGTAGAACTTATCTTATGAAAAATGTAAATGGTGAGCCTGGTTGTAAGGGAAGAGGGAATATAGCACCAACAACTCTTAATCTTCCAAGAATAGGGTTGCAAGCTAAAAATGATATAAATAAGTTTTTCAGTATATTAGATGCAAGATTAGAATTAGCAAAAGATTCTTTAATGCATAGATATGAGATTTTGAAAAATCTAAAAGTTAAGGATTTACCTTTTGTTGCAGGTCAAGGACTTATGAAGGGTTCAGAAGGCTTAAAACCTGATGATTCTATAGAACCAATATTAAAGCAAGGAACTTGGGGAATAGGATTCATAGGTGTTGCAGAAGCATTATTAGCTTTGGTTGGGAAGCATCATGGTGAAGATGAAGAAGCAAGAAAATTGGGAATAAAGATTGTTGAACATATAAGACAATATTGCGATAGGCTTACAGAGGAATATAAACTAAATTGGAGTTGTTATGCGACTCCAGCAGAAGGGCTTTCAGGTAAATTTATAAAGCAAGATCAAAAGATATTTGGATTAATAAAAGGAGTAACTGATAAGGAATATTACACAAATAGTTATCATATACCTGTTTCGTACCCAATATCTATTAAAGATAAGATTGATATTGAAGCACCATACCATAAACTTTGTAATGGTGGACATATAAGTTATATTGAAGTAGATGACACACCAGATGCAGAAACAATAATGGATATAATAAATTATGCATATAGAAATACTAATATCAGTTATATGGGTATTAATTTTCATATAAGATATTGTAGAGAATGTGGTACTTATCTTCAAAACAATGAAAACAAGTGTCCTAAATGTGGCAGTCAGAATATTCAAGGAATATCAAGAGTTACAGGATATTTAAGTTTAGATGAAAGATTCGGTGCTGGAAAGTATCATGAAAGAGAAGATAGAATATCACATACTGAGAGACATGGGCATCACTACTAAAAGCATAATGATGATAGATTTTTAATTTATAAATTATAATATAGAAAAAGAAGATGGATTTATTAATCTCATCTTTTTTTTCTATATTTAATTCATCAGATGTTATATTGGCTTATAAGGCAATATGAAACAAATAATTTTATGAGGAATGAGTTATATAATACAGAAGTTATATATTAAGGAAGCAAAAAAACATATTTTCTATAAGAATTATTAAAAAATAGAGGTATAAAAAGTAAACTTTAATATATTAATGAAATTAATAGAGAATATAATGTAATTATTTGGTATGAATACTAAATGCTTTGGGTAAATCTGCTAAAGAAAATGGACTGTTAATTTATCAATGTATTGCAACATCAAAAAAAAAACTTGCAATAATTGAGAGGATTTTCATTAAAAACAATTAAAATTTGAAAATACATGAAGGAGAGTAGCTGTTTCGTTGCAAAAAAATAAAATAAATCTTGTATAGATTTATTAATATATGATATTATAAATATACAGTAAAAATGTTAATTTATTAAAAATATGCTTTAAGTAATAAGAAAATAATATAAATGGGGGGACTAAAATGGCACTTAGTAATTTAAAAACTAATAAAAAAGTTATTATAGTAGATACTACTCTTAGAGATGGTGAGCAAACAGCAGGGGTAGTTTTTGCTAATGAAGAAAAAATAGTAATAGCAGAAATGTTAAGTGACTTAGGTGTTGATCAACTAGAAGTAGGAATTCCTACAATGGGTGGGGACGAAAAGAAGGCTATAAAAGAGATTGTAAAAAGAAATTTAAAACCGAGTATCATGGCATGGAATAGGGCTGTAGTCAGTGATATAGAACAATCAATAGATTGTGGAGTTGATGCAGTTGCCATATCAATATCAGTATCAGATATACACATTCAGCATAAGCTTAAAACATCTAGAGAATGGGTATTAGAAAGCATGGTTAAATCCGTAGAATTTGCAAAGAAAAATGGTCTTTATGTATCTGTTAATGGGGAAGATGCATCTAGAGCAGATAAAGACTTTTTAGTTGAATATATTAATGCAGCTAAACAAGCAGGTGCAGATAGATTTAGATATTGCGATACTGTAGGAATTATGGAGCCATTTAAGATTAGAGATGATATTAAATATATATATGATAAAACAGGATTTGATATAGAAATGCACACTCATGATGATTTTGGAATGGCAACGGCTAATGCGGTAGCAGGTATTAAGGGTGGAGCATCGCATGTTGGAGTAACTGTAAATGGTCTTGGAGAAAGAGCAGGTAATGCAGCATTAGAAGAAGTTATAATGGCATTAATGCTTGTTTACGGATATAATGGTGATGGAATAAATACGCAAATGTTTAGAGAAGTATCACAATATGTATCAAGAGCATCAGGTAGAGAGCTTCCAATATGGAAAGCAATCGTTGGAACTAATATGTTTGCACATGAATCAGGAATACATGCAGATGGAGCAATAAAAGATCCTAAGAATTATGAAGCATTTGATCCAGATATAGTTGGTCTTGAAAGACAAATTGTCATAGGAAAGCATTCAGGAAGAGCTTCAATAATAAATAAATTTAGAGAATATAATAGAGAACTTACAGAGGATGAGGCAAAAGGAATACTTGAACTTGTAAGAGCTACGTCAGTTAGATTAAAGAGAACTTTATTTGATAAAGAAGTAGTTCAATTATATAAAGAGTATCATAGACGATTAGAAGAAAGAAATAAGCAATAATAGGGGGGCGTAAACGTGGGAGATAATTTAGTTTATAAGATTTTAAAAAGCCACATTGTTGAAGGTGAATTAAAGGCAGGAGAGCCTATAGCATTAAAGATTGATCAAACGTTGACTCAAGATTCGACAGGAACAATGGCATATCTTCAATTAGAAGCTATGGGAATAGATAGAGTTAAGACAAAGAAATCAGTAGCATTTATAGATCATAATATGTTACAACAAGGTTTTGAAAATGCAGACGATCATAAGTTTATTCAAACAGTTGCATCTAAATATGGAGTATATTTTTCAAAGCCAGGGAATGGAATCTGTCATCAAATTTTCTTAGAAAGATTTTCAACACCAGGAGATACATTAATAGGTTCTGATAGTCATACACCAACAGCTGGTGGTGTTGGTATGCTTGCCATGGGTGCAGGTGGATTAGATGTTGCTCTTGCTATGGGAGGTGGAGCGTACAATATTAACACTCCAAAAGTTGTAAAGATTGAACTAACTGGAAGACTAAATAGAATGGTTGCTGCAAAAGATGTTATTCTTGAAGTTCTAAGAAAATTAACAGTTAAAGGCGGCGTTGGTAAAGTATTTGAATACGCTGGTGAAGGTGTTAAAACACTTTCAGTTCCTGAAAGAGCAACTATAACTAATATGGGAGCAGAACTTGGAGCTACAACTTCGATGTTCCCAAGTGACGAAAGAACTTTAGAATTTTTTAAGGCACAAGGAAGAGAAGAAGACTTTATAGAATTTAAGCCAGATGCAGATGCTGTATATGACGAAGTAGTAACAATTAATTTAAGTGAATTGACACCACTTACAGCTAAGCCTCATAGCCCAGACAATGTAGCTAAGGTTAGCGAAATTGGTAAGATTAAAGTTGACCAAGTATTTATAGGAAGCTGTACCAACTCTTCTTATGAAGATTTAATGAAAGTTGCCAAGATATTAAAGGGAAATAAAGTACATCCAGACGTTAGTTTGGTAATTGGACCAGGATCAAGACAAGTTATGGAAATGATAGCTAGAAATGGAGCTCTAGCAGATATAATTAGTTCAGGAGCAAGAATACTTGAAAATGGTTGCGGACCATGTATCGGTATGGGTCAATCACCAGGAACTGATGCAATTTCGCTTAGAACTGTAAATAGAAACTTCTTTGGTAGAAGTGGAACATTATCAGCACAAATATATATAGTAAGTCCTGAAACTGCTGCAGTTTCGGCTATAAATGGATTTTTAACTGATCCAACAGAAGTAGATGTAGATTTAACAATAGATATGCCAAAGGAATTCTTAATAGATGATTCAATGATTTTAGCACCAGCACCAACTAATGTTGAAGTTGAAGTTGTTAGAGGACCTAATATTAAGCCATTCCCAGTAAGTAAGCCATTAGCAGAAGAATTAGCTGGTAAAGTATTAATAAAGGTTGAAGATAATATTACAACTGACCATATTATGCCTTCGAATTCTAAGTTATTGCCATTTAGATCGAACATACCTTATCTTGCAGAATATTGCTTCAACACAGTTGATACAGAATTCCCTAAGAGAGCTAAGGAGTTTAATGGTGGATTTATAATTGCTGGAGGAAATTATGGACAAGGATCAAGTAGAGAACATGCAGCATTGGCACCATTGTACTTAGGAGTTAAGGCTGTTATAGCTAAATCATTTGCAAGAATTCATAAAGCAAACTTAATTAATAATGGAATAGTTCCAATTGAATTTAAGAATGAAGCTGATTATGACAAGATTGAGTTAACTGATGACTTGAAGCTGGAAGACATTCAAGCAGCTTTAGAATCAGGAATAGTTAAAGTTAAGAACTTAACTAAGGGAACTGAGTTTGATGCTACAGTTGATTTAACAGAGAAAGAAATTGCTGTTATTAAAGAAGGCGGAAGACTTAATTATGTTAAAGCAAATAGTTAATTATAAGATAAAGAGAGTGAAAATGCAGGGTCTTTAAGACTCTGCATTTTTTTATACAAATAAGCATGTAAATGCTTAAGGGCTATAATTCAAGTTCAAGATAGGTGTAATATGCAGGTGATTTGTAAATGTGATTATACTTACGTTATAATTAATTATCTAATAGAATGTATATAAATAGATTGATGAGAAAGAAGTGTAAGTTTAATGGAAAAGACTATAAGATTAGCAGGGATAGCATATGAGAGTTTAGTTAACGGGCCTGGTATAAGGAGAGTATTTTTTTCACAAGGCTGTAAGCATAACTGTAAAAGTTGTTTTAATCCTGATACTCATGATTTTTATGGAGGAGAGCAAAGAGATATAGATGAATTAATTAATGATACATTAAATAATGAAATTATAAAGGGAGTAACATTTAGTGGCGGAGATCCGTGGGAACAGGCAGATAAATTTGCATATATGGCAAAGGAGTTTAGAAAAAAAGGTTTAAATATTTGGAGCTATACAGGATATACTTATGAATATATTTTAGAAAATAAGGATTCGAGATTAGGCTGGAGTGATTTATTAAACAATATTGATGTTCTTGTAGATGGAAAATTTGAAGAAAGTAAGATGTCGGATGGACTTAAGTTTAGAGGTTCAACTAATCAAAGAATAATAGATGTTAAAGAAAGTATAAAAAAAGAACAAATTGTTACTATAGAACTTTAACATTAATATAAGATGTTTTTAAAAATATCCACAAATGTGTGAGTATAATTAAAAAAGTTGTGGATTATTATTTGAACTATGTGGATAAATTTTGGAGTAATAAAATAGGCCCATATATCACAATATAAGTTATATTACTTATAGTGAAAGTTAGGTGAATGAAGCTTGATTTTAAATAAAGAATTTTATAAACAAGGTGCATTAATTTTAGCGAAGGAACTTTTGGGAAAAGTTATTATAAGAAAGGTTGACGGAGTGGCCTTAAGAGCCAAAATTGTTGAAACAGAAGCGTACATAGGAGAAATAGATAAGGCATCGCATGCTTATAATGGAAGAAGGACTGAAAGAACTGAACCTTTATTTAGAGAAGGTGGGATTGCTTATGTTTATTTCATTTATGGAAAATACTATTGTTTTAATGTTATAAGTGGATTAGAAGACAAGGGAGAAGGAGTTCTAATAAGAGCATTGGAGCCGTTAAATGAATTTGATTATCTTGCAAAAAAAAGGTTTAATCAAAATTATGATGAACTTTCAGAAACAAAGAAAAAGGCAATTACAAATGGACCATCAAAACTGTGTATTGCATTTTCAATAGATAAATCGGAAAATTATAAAAGGTTATACGAGGAAGGTGATTTTTATATAGAAGAAGGAGAAAAAGATACGTTTAAAATAATGGAAACGAAAAGAATCGGAATAGATTATGCAGAAGAAGCAATAGATTTTCCATGGAGATTTTATATAGAGGGAAATAAATACATATCGAAAAAGTAACAAACTTTCAATGTAATTCCCATTGAGCATTTAATTTAAATACAAATTTTTACTAAAAAGAAATAAAGAGTAATATATTTAATACGATAAATCTATCATAAGATATTTTTTTATAGGAGATAGATTTATGATTGCTAGAGTAATTAATAGAAATTTTAGTATGTATAAATATAAAAAGAGGAAAGCATCTTTAAAAATAAAAGTTACTAAAGAAAATATTATATCGTTTAGTGAAATACTCGAGAATGTACAAATGCTTAGGAAAAAAGGAATTATATCAGTATCAGATCTTAATAGAAATATATCTAAGTCTATAAAAAAATAGTAATATAAAGATGACAGTACATGGATTAATTAAGACATGTATTGTCATCTTTGTATTACTTATTTTCTTTATCAACATTGATTAATTTATCTGAAATGATAAATCTAGGTCTGTGTTTAGCTTCATTATATATTTTTCCGATATATTCTCCTATTACGCCAAGAGATAAGAGCTGAACTCCGCCAAGTACCCAAATTGAAAGGGTCAATGAAGTCCAACCAGTAACTGTACGGCCTGAAATTTTAACTATAAGAGTATAAATTAGGGCTGCGCCTCCAGCAAAAAATATAGTAAAACCAAGGAGGGTTATTAATCTTATTGGTTTTATGCTAAAGGATGTAATTCCGTCTAAGGCAAAGGCAATCATCTTTTTTAGAGGATATTTAGATTCACCAGCAAATCTTTCATGACGTTCATATTCAACAACTGAGTATTTATATCCTATTAATGGAATCATTCCGCGAAGAAATAAATTAACTTCCTTATATTGACTTAACCCGTCTACAACACGTTTGCTCATAAGCCTATAATCTGCATGATTATAGACCATGTCTACGCCAAGAATACGCATTAATTTATAAAAACCTAATGCAGTTGTTCTCTTGAAAAAGGTATCAGTTTCTCTAGTGGATCTTACTCCATAAACAATATCGCATCCATCATAATATTTTTCTACAAATGCATCTATGACATCTATATCATCTTGTAAATCTGCATCTAATGATATAGTCATATCTGAATAATTTTTAGCAACCATGAGCCCAGCAAGTAAGGCATTCTGGTGGCCCCTGTTCCTTGAAAGGTTGATTCCTGAAAATATATTATTTTTAGAATGAAGCTCTTCAATTATGCTCCAAGTTCTATCTTTTGAACCATCATTAACAAAAAGTATTTTGCTTTTATTAGATATTAGGTTATTTGAAATCATAGTCTTAATTTTTACGAGCAATCTTTTACTAGTTTCATGTAAAACTTCTTCTTCATTGTAGCAAGGAATTACAAGATATAGTATATCCTTCATAAAATCGCCTCCAATGATTAGTATAACCAAATAAGTTAACAATATTATTCAATTGTAATCTTAATATTCATTATTTTATAATTCATATCTTATATTTGATATAACTACAGAGGTTTCGCTTATTAAATTAATTTCAGTGTTAACCCTACCTGGTCTAGAACTTTTAAGAATTTTTACAATAGGTCTTAGTGGGAAGTTAGGTATAGTTTCTTGCACAACAGCTATGTCACCATTACTTAGATCAACTAAAGTTCCTTTTGAGAAAGGAATTACAATTTTGCAGAATATATTAACAATTTCATAGTCAAATTTTTTGCCTGCATTAGACATTAAATATTCAAGAACATCACTTGGAAACATTGCTCTTTTATTAGGTCTACCGGTTGATAAGGAGTCATATGCGTTAGCAATGCTTACAATTTTACTTAAGGTACTTATCTCATCATTAGCTAGCCTATTAGGATAACCTAATCCGTCAGGTCTTTCATGATGCTGTAGTGTTATTATTTTGCTATTAGCGCTCAGATTATAAGAGTCTGATAAATATTTATATCCGAGTATTGGATGCTGGTCTAATATTGTAACTTCTTCATCCGTTAGTTCTTCCTCTTTCATAAGAATTTCCTTTGGAATAAATGTTTTCCCAACATCATGAAGCAATGCTCCAATACAAAGATATTGAAGTTGTCTTTTTGGAAGCTTCAATGCAATTCCAAGGACTAGTGATATTACGGCAACATTCACAGAATGAGAGTAGATATAATTATCCATGCTTCTTATGTCTATTAGTGAAAGTAAGACACTTTTATTATTTAGAACATTTTCAATTAAATCTTCAGCCATAGACTCAATATTATTGAAATATACTGATTCCTTTTTTGAAAACTTATCAGCAACAGTAAGTCTATTTATATTTGAAAAAGCTTCTTTTATTGTTAGAATTGCTTTTTGTCTTAATTCAGGTTTAATAATATCTTCAATTTCATCAGAACTAAATTCATCAATTATATATATTGATAAAATATTTAAATCCTTTATCTTAAAAATAATTCTTTCACTAAGGACCATACCAGCTCTTACTAATACTCTACCATCAGAATCGTATAATGTCTTACCAATAACTGTATTCGGTTTTACACATTCAATTGGAATTAATCTCATATTATCTTCTCCTCAAATGTTGGTTATAGTACAATTTACAACATAATTCTTAGTTAAATGTTAAACATAATAGTAGTATATCAGTAAAATTGGCGTATTTATAGTATTATGATGAAAAAATATATTATTTTGTTTAACATATTTAAAAAATAGAACTAACTACTAGTTAGAAAACAGGTCTGATAATTAGATTTTTATACAACAGATTTGATATAAGATACTAAACTCATAATTGATAATAAATTAAGTATTTTAGCAGATTTAAGTATATATAAGTCCATTAACTTTTTATATTAATAAATGATAATTTTGTTACTTGATATTTAAATTGTGTTATAATATTATAGATTACAAATAAAAATATCAAAGGGGGCTTTTTCAATGTCAAGAGTTTATAATTTTTCAGCAGGACCAGCTGTATTACCGGAGTCAGTCCTAAGAGAAGCTGCGGGGGAAATGCTAGACTACAAGGGGACAGGCATGTCAGTTATGGAGATGAGTCATCGTTCTAAAGCGTTCGAAGAAATCATCACCGATGCTGAAAAAACATTAAGAGAATTAATGAATATTCCGGATAACTATAAGGTATTATTCCTTCAAGGTGGGGCATCACAACAATTTGCAATGATTCCAATGAATCTAATGAAAAATAAAGTTGTGGATCATATTATTACAGGGCAATGGGCAAAAAAAGCAGCGTCAGAAGCAAAAATATTTGGAAAAGTTAATATATTAGCGTCTTCAGAGGATAAAACTTTTTCATATATACCAGATTTAAAGGATTTAAAAGTTTCAGAGGATGCAGACTATGTTTACATATGTCATAACAATACAATCTATGGAACTACGTATAAAGAATTACCAAACGTTGGGGATAAGATATTAGTAGCAGATATGTCATCAGATTTCTTATCTGAGCCAGTAGATGTATCAAAATATGGACTAATATTTGCAGGAGTACAAAAAAATGCAGGACCAGCTGGTGTTGTTGTAGTAATAATTCGTGAAGATTTAATCACAGAAGATGTATTACCAGGGACTCCAACAATGTTAAGATATAAGGTTCATGCAGACAATAAATCACTATATAATACACCACCAGCATATGGAATATATATATGCGGAAAAGTATTTAAATGGGTTAAGAATAAGGGTGGACTAGAAGCTATGAAGAAAATTAATGAAGAAAAAGCTTCTATTTTATATGATT encodes the following:
- the nrdG gene encoding anaerobic ribonucleoside-triphosphate reductase activating protein; the protein is MEKTIRLAGIAYESLVNGPGIRRVFFSQGCKHNCKSCFNPDTHDFYGGEQRDIDELINDTLNNEIIKGVTFSGGDPWEQADKFAYMAKEFRKKGLNIWSYTGYTYEYILENKDSRLGWSDLLNNIDVLVDGKFEESKMSDGLKFRGSTNQRIIDVKESIKKEQIVTIEL
- a CDS encoding anaerobic ribonucleoside triphosphate reductase, producing MLYVVKRDGREVEFNSDKIAQAIKGSASEIGLNLKESQVLDTVHKVITYIEEEYKKTITVEQIQNFVEKALRNEGHKDIAVAYSAYRRERTKVRDIKSDLMKAIRQIGVETDRDNANVGNNFSSKLLRIASESNKWNTLATMPKNLAKAHENGDLYYHDLDSYNLTVNCLHIPTKEILENGFNTGYGTINAPKRIETAAELSCILLQSTQNDMFGGQSHPDFDNDMGIFVEPTREEIREELLELGVSEEKLEAMVEKKVRKKVQQAMQGVVYNLNTMHSRAGSQVPFSSINIGLPTSSDAALVCEVFLLEYEKGLGKGEQPIFPNIIFRVKSGVNREENDEYFYLYKLACRVAAKRMNPTFMNIDADFNKEYYDKGYVPATMGCRTYLMKNVNGEPGCKGRGNIAPTTLNLPRIGLQAKNDINKFFSILDARLELAKDSLMHRYEILKNLKVKDLPFVAGQGLMKGSEGLKPDDSIEPILKQGTWGIGFIGVAEALLALVGKHHGEDEEARKLGIKIVEHIRQYCDRLTEEYKLNWSCYATPAEGLSGKFIKQDQKIFGLIKGVTDKEYYTNSYHIPVSYPISIKDKIDIEAPYHKLCNGGHISYIEVDDTPDAETIMDIINYAYRNTNISYMGINFHIRYCRECGTYLQNNENKCPKCGSQNIQGISRVTGYLSLDERFGAGKYHEREDRISHTERHGHHY
- a CDS encoding DNA-3-methyladenine glycosylase; translated protein: MILNKEFYKQGALILAKELLGKVIIRKVDGVALRAKIVETEAYIGEIDKASHAYNGRRTERTEPLFREGGIAYVYFIYGKYYCFNVISGLEDKGEGVLIRALEPLNEFDYLAKKRFNQNYDELSETKKKAITNGPSKLCIAFSIDKSENYKRLYEEGDFYIEEGEKDTFKIMETKRIGIDYAEEAIDFPWRFYIEGNKYISKK
- a CDS encoding glycosyltransferase family 2 protein, whose amino-acid sequence is MKDILYLVIPCYNEEEVLHETSKRLLVKIKTMISNNLISNKSKILFVNDGSKDRTWSIIEELHSKNNIFSGINLSRNRGHQNALLAGLMVAKNYSDMTISLDADLQDDIDVIDAFVEKYYDGCDIVYGVRSTRETDTFFKRTTALGFYKLMRILGVDMVYNHADYRLMSKRVVDGLSQYKEVNLFLRGMIPLIGYKYSVVEYERHERFAGESKYPLKKMIAFALDGITSFSIKPIRLITLLGFTIFFAGGAALIYTLIVKISGRTVTGWTSLTLSIWVLGGVQLLSLGVIGEYIGKIYNEAKHRPRFIISDKLINVDKENK
- a CDS encoding HD-GYP domain-containing protein, whose product is MRLIPIECVKPNTVIGKTLYDSDGRVLVRAGMVLSERIIFKIKDLNILSIYIIDEFSSDEIEDIIKPELRQKAILTIKEAFSNINRLTVADKFSKKESVYFNNIESMAEDLIENVLNNKSVLLSLIDIRSMDNYIYSHSVNVAVISLVLGIALKLPKRQLQYLCIGALLHDVGKTFIPKEILMKEEELTDEEVTILDQHPILGYKYLSDSYNLSANSKIITLQHHERPDGLGYPNRLANDEISTLSKIVSIANAYDSLSTGRPNKRAMFPSDVLEYLMSNAGKKFDYEIVNIFCKIVIPFSKGTLVDLSNGDIAVVQETIPNFPLRPIVKILKSSRPGRVNTEINLISETSVVISNIRYEL
- a CDS encoding aconitate hydratase translates to MGDNLVYKILKSHIVEGELKAGEPIALKIDQTLTQDSTGTMAYLQLEAMGIDRVKTKKSVAFIDHNMLQQGFENADDHKFIQTVASKYGVYFSKPGNGICHQIFLERFSTPGDTLIGSDSHTPTAGGVGMLAMGAGGLDVALAMGGGAYNINTPKVVKIELTGRLNRMVAAKDVILEVLRKLTVKGGVGKVFEYAGEGVKTLSVPERATITNMGAELGATTSMFPSDERTLEFFKAQGREEDFIEFKPDADAVYDEVVTINLSELTPLTAKPHSPDNVAKVSEIGKIKVDQVFIGSCTNSSYEDLMKVAKILKGNKVHPDVSLVIGPGSRQVMEMIARNGALADIISSGARILENGCGPCIGMGQSPGTDAISLRTVNRNFFGRSGTLSAQIYIVSPETAAVSAINGFLTDPTEVDVDLTIDMPKEFLIDDSMILAPAPTNVEVEVVRGPNIKPFPVSKPLAEELAGKVLIKVEDNITTDHIMPSNSKLLPFRSNIPYLAEYCFNTVDTEFPKRAKEFNGGFIIAGGNYGQGSSREHAALAPLYLGVKAVIAKSFARIHKANLINNGIVPIEFKNEADYDKIELTDDLKLEDIQAALESGIVKVKNLTKGTEFDATVDLTEKEIAVIKEGGRLNYVKANS
- the nifV gene encoding homocitrate synthase codes for the protein MALSNLKTNKKVIIVDTTLRDGEQTAGVVFANEEKIVIAEMLSDLGVDQLEVGIPTMGGDEKKAIKEIVKRNLKPSIMAWNRAVVSDIEQSIDCGVDAVAISISVSDIHIQHKLKTSREWVLESMVKSVEFAKKNGLYVSVNGEDASRADKDFLVEYINAAKQAGADRFRYCDTVGIMEPFKIRDDIKYIYDKTGFDIEMHTHDDFGMATANAVAGIKGGASHVGVTVNGLGERAGNAALEEVIMALMLVYGYNGDGINTQMFREVSQYVSRASGRELPIWKAIVGTNMFAHESGIHADGAIKDPKNYEAFDPDIVGLERQIVIGKHSGRASIINKFREYNRELTEDEAKGILELVRATSVRLKRTLFDKEVVQLYKEYHRRLEERNKQ
- the serC gene encoding 3-phosphoserine/phosphohydroxythreonine transaminase; translated protein: MSRVYNFSAGPAVLPESVLREAAGEMLDYKGTGMSVMEMSHRSKAFEEIITDAEKTLRELMNIPDNYKVLFLQGGASQQFAMIPMNLMKNKVVDHIITGQWAKKAASEAKIFGKVNILASSEDKTFSYIPDLKDLKVSEDADYVYICHNNTIYGTTYKELPNVGDKILVADMSSDFLSEPVDVSKYGLIFAGVQKNAGPAGVVVVIIREDLITEDVLPGTPTMLRYKVHADNKSLYNTPPAYGIYICGKVFKWVKNKGGLEAMKKINEEKASILYDFLDSSSMFKGTVVKKDRSLMNVPFVTGSDELDAKFVKEAKAVGFENLKGHRTVGGMRASIYNAMPIEGVKDLVEFMRKFEEDNK